The Rouxiella sp. WC2420 region TTCATACGTGATGGTACGCCCAGTGGGTTCAGTACGATGTCGACAGGAGTACCGTCTGCATCGTAAGGCATATCTTCGATCGGGTTGATCTTGGAGATAACACCTTTGTTACCGTGACGACCAGCCATCTTGTCACCCGGTTGAATCTGACGTTTAACGGCCAGATACACTTTAACGATTTTCAGCACGCCTGGTGCCAGATCATCGCCCTGGGTGATTTTACGACGCTTGGCTTCGAGTTTTTTCTCAAACTCTGACTTCAGTTCGTCGTACTGTTCGGCCAGCTGTTCCAACTGGTTTTGTTTGTTTTCGTCGGTCAACGACAGTTCCAACCAGCGATCGCGTGGCAGTTTTGCAAGCTTCTCAGCTTCAATGCCGCCAGCAACCAGTGCTGAATGGATACGTTGGAACAAACCGGCTTCCAGGATCTGCAGCTCTTCAGTCAGGTCTTTCTTAGCCTGTTTCAGCTGCATATCTTCGATTTCCAACGCACGCTTGTCTTTTTCCACGCCATCGCGGGTGAAGACTTGCACGTCGATAATCGTACCGGAAACGCCGTTTGGTACACGCAGAGAAGAGTCTTTAACATCAGACGCTTTCTCACCGAAGATAGCGCGCAGCAGTTTCTCTTCTGGAGTCAGCTGAGTTTCACCTTTAGGCGTAACCTTACCAACCAGAATGTCACCACCGGTCACTTCTGCACCGATATAAACGATACCTGATTCATCCAGCTTGGACAGTGCCGCTTCACCCACGTTAGGGATGTCGGCAGTGATCTCTTCCGGCCCCAGCTTGGTGTCACGAGACACACATGCCAGTTCTTGAATGTGGATGGTGGTAAATCTGTCTTCCTGAACAACACGCTCGGACACCAAGATGGAGTCTTCGAAGTTGTAACCGTTCCAAGGCATGAACGCGACGCGCATGTTTTGGCCCAGTGCCAGTTCACCCAGGTCTGTTGATGGGCCATCTGCCAGCACGTCGCCGCGCTCGATTGGCTCACCCAGATTCACACACGGCATCTGGTTGATACAGGTGTTCTGGTTGGAACGGGTGTATTTGGTCAGGTTGTAAATGTCGATACCTGCTTCGCCCGGGTACATCTCGTCTTCGTTAACACGGATAACGATACGGGATGCATCCACGTACTGAACAGTACCGCCACGTTTAGCTACGGCAGTAACACCGGAGTCAACCGCTACAGCACGTTCCATACCGGTACCAACCAGCGGCTTGTCAGCACGCAGAGTAGGTACAGCCTGACGTTGCATGTTCGCACCCATCAATGCACGGTTGGCGTCATCGTGTTCCAGGAATGGAATCAGAGAAGCACCAACGGATACGATCTGCTGGGTAGATACGTCCATATAGTCAACTTGATCGCGGCTGAACAGGCTTGATTCGCCTTTGCTACGACAAGTGACCAGGTCTTCAACAAAGTGGCCTTCTTCGTCCAGGTTGGTGTTCGCCTGAGCGATGACAAAGTTGCCTTCTTCAATTGCAGACAGATAGTTGATTTCATCAGTCACAACACCATCACGCACGCGGCGGTAAGGCGTTTCCAGGAAACCATACTCATTGGTCTGTGCATAAACAGACAAGGAGTTGATCAGACCGATGTTTGGACCTTCCGGCGTTTCGATTGGACATACGCGACCGTAGTGAGTCGGGTGTACGTCTCGAACTTCAAAGCCAGCACGTTCACGGGTCAAACCGCCCGGGCCCAATGCAGAAATACGACGCTTGTGCGTGATTTCAGACAACGGGTTGTTCTGGTCCATAAATTGTGAAAGCTGGCTTGAGCCGAAGAACTCTTTCACCGCCGCCGAAATTGGCTTGGCGTTGATCATGTCCTGTGGCATCAGGGTGTCGAGGTCGCCAAGAGACAGACGCTCTTTAACTGCACGCTCAACACGGACCAGACCTACGCGGAACTGGTTTTCAGCCATTTCGCCGACAGAACGAATACGACGGTTGCCCAAGTGGTCGATATCGTCCACTTCACCCACGCCGTTACGAATGCCGATCAGTTTTTTCATGACCTGGATGATGTCGTCTTTGCTCAGGATACCTGAACCTTCGATTTCATCACGCAGCAGAGAACGGTTGAACTTCATACGACCAACAGCAGAAAGGTCGTAACGATCTTCAGAGAAGAACAGGTTCTCGAACAGGCTTTCAGCAGCTTCGCGCGTTGGCGGCTCACCAGGACGCATCATGCGGTAGATCTCAACCAGAGCGCTTAAGCGATCGCTGGTTGGGTCGACGCGCACGGTCTCGGACATGTAAGCACCATGATCGAGGTCGTTGGTAAACAGCGTTTCGATGGTTTTGTGTCCGGCCTGGCTCAGTTTCGCCAGCAGATCCAGAGACAATTCCATGTTCGCAGGAACAATCAGCTCACCGGTATTGGTATCGATGTAGTCTTTGGAAACGACTTTCCCTGCGATGTACTCAACAGGAACTTCGATGCGCTGAATGTCATCTTTTTCAAGCTGACGAATATGACGTGCAGTGATGCGGCGGCCTTTTTCAACATAGACTTTGCCGTCAGCTTCGATATCAAAGGAAGCTGTTTCACCGCGCAGGCGCTCAGGTACCAGCTCCATCTGCAACTTATTGTCGCGGATCTGGTAGATCACCTTGTCAAAGAACATATCAAGGATCTGTTCTGTGGTGTAATTCAGTGCACGCAGAATGATGGTCGCTGGCAATTTGCGGCGACGGTCAATACGTACAAACAGGTTGTCTTTCGGGTCGAACTCGAAATCCAGCCATGAACCACGGTAAGGGATGATACGTGCGTTATACAGCACTTTACCCGAAGAGTGGGTTTTACCCTTATCGCTGTCAAAGAATACGCCAGGACTACGGTGAAGCTGAGATACGATAACCCTCTCAGTGCCGTTAATCACAAAGGTACCGTTTTCGGTCATGAGCGGAATTTCGCCCATATAGACTTCTTGTTCCTTGATGTCTTTGACCGTACCTTCTGGTGCTTCGCGTTCGTAGATTACCAGACGCAGTTTCACGCGCAGTGGCGCGGAATACGTTACACCGCGGATCTGGCATTCTTTAACGTCGAACACCGGCTCACCAAGACGGTAGCTAACGTATTGCAGCTCAGAGTTTCCGCTGTAGCTTTTGATAGGAAATACGGAACGGAATGCTGCTTCCAGACCGTACTGGCCTTCCGAGTCTTGCTCGATAAACTTCTGGAACGAGTCAAGCTGGATAGAAAGGAGATAAGGAATATCCAAAACTTGTGGACGTTTCCCAAAATCCTTACGGATGCGTTTCTTTTCGGTATAGGAGTAAACCATAGGGTTCCTCAGCTCGCTGATCAGTGACCCAATCTTGTCTGCCCGGATGGACAGTTCATGCAACACCATTTCTGTCGATCGGAAAGGGAATACTTTCCGCAATACTCGTTTTTATCGCTCTTAAATCATTTCGTTGCGCATTATCTCTGGATGAGCCAGAGCAAGCGGCGGCAATATATTAAGTAGGTAGATAGAAATAAATATTGGAGTAGTTCAGTGGTCAAACAGTGTGAAACACCACTGATACTCTATAGCGCAAAAAGGCTGGTGACTAAAAAGTCACCAGCCATCAGTCTGTTAGTTAAAACAGACCGCACTCAGAAAGCAGTGGCTTATTTAACTTCAACTTCAGCGCCAGCTTCTTCCAGAGCTTTTTTCAAGGTC contains the following coding sequences:
- the rpoB gene encoding DNA-directed RNA polymerase subunit beta, which gives rise to MVYSYTEKKRIRKDFGKRPQVLDIPYLLSIQLDSFQKFIEQDSEGQYGLEAAFRSVFPIKSYSGNSELQYVSYRLGEPVFDVKECQIRGVTYSAPLRVKLRLVIYEREAPEGTVKDIKEQEVYMGEIPLMTENGTFVINGTERVIVSQLHRSPGVFFDSDKGKTHSSGKVLYNARIIPYRGSWLDFEFDPKDNLFVRIDRRRKLPATIILRALNYTTEQILDMFFDKVIYQIRDNKLQMELVPERLRGETASFDIEADGKVYVEKGRRITARHIRQLEKDDIQRIEVPVEYIAGKVVSKDYIDTNTGELIVPANMELSLDLLAKLSQAGHKTIETLFTNDLDHGAYMSETVRVDPTSDRLSALVEIYRMMRPGEPPTREAAESLFENLFFSEDRYDLSAVGRMKFNRSLLRDEIEGSGILSKDDIIQVMKKLIGIRNGVGEVDDIDHLGNRRIRSVGEMAENQFRVGLVRVERAVKERLSLGDLDTLMPQDMINAKPISAAVKEFFGSSQLSQFMDQNNPLSEITHKRRISALGPGGLTRERAGFEVRDVHPTHYGRVCPIETPEGPNIGLINSLSVYAQTNEYGFLETPYRRVRDGVVTDEINYLSAIEEGNFVIAQANTNLDEEGHFVEDLVTCRSKGESSLFSRDQVDYMDVSTQQIVSVGASLIPFLEHDDANRALMGANMQRQAVPTLRADKPLVGTGMERAVAVDSGVTAVAKRGGTVQYVDASRIVIRVNEDEMYPGEAGIDIYNLTKYTRSNQNTCINQMPCVNLGEPIERGDVLADGPSTDLGELALGQNMRVAFMPWNGYNFEDSILVSERVVQEDRFTTIHIQELACVSRDTKLGPEEITADIPNVGEAALSKLDESGIVYIGAEVTGGDILVGKVTPKGETQLTPEEKLLRAIFGEKASDVKDSSLRVPNGVSGTIIDVQVFTRDGVEKDKRALEIEDMQLKQAKKDLTEELQILEAGLFQRIHSALVAGGIEAEKLAKLPRDRWLELSLTDENKQNQLEQLAEQYDELKSEFEKKLEAKRRKITQGDDLAPGVLKIVKVYLAVKRQIQPGDKMAGRHGNKGVISKINPIEDMPYDADGTPVDIVLNPLGVPSRMNIGQILETHLGMAAKGIGEKINAMLKKQEEVSKLREFIQRAYDLGDDVRQKVDLNTFTDDEVLRLAENLKKGMPIATPVFDGAKETEIKQLLEMGGIPTSGQITLFDGRTGEQFERQVTVGYMYMLKLNHLVDDKMHARSTGSYSLVTQQPLGGKAQFGGQRFGEMEVWALEAYGAAYTLQEMLTVKSDDVNGRTKMYKNIVDGDHRMEPGMPESFNVLLKEIRSLGINIELEDE